From a region of the Desmodus rotundus isolate HL8 chromosome 7, HLdesRot8A.1, whole genome shotgun sequence genome:
- the FRMD6 gene encoding FERM domain-containing protein 6 isoform X2 has protein sequence MNKLNFHNNRVMQDRRSVCIFLPNDESLNIIINVKILCHQLLVQVCDLLRLKDCHLFGLSVIQNNEHVYMELSQKLYKYCPKEWKKEASKGIDQFGPPMIIHFRVQYYVENGRLISDRAARYYYYWHLRKQVLHSQCVLREEAYFLLAAFALQADLGNFKRNKHYGKYFDPEAYFPSWVVSKRGKDYILKHIPNMHKDQFALTASEAHLKYIKEAVRLDDVAVHYYRLYKDKREIEASLTLGLTMRGIQIFQNLDEEKQLLYDFPWTNVGKLVFVGKKFEILPDGLPSARKLIYYTGCPMRSRHLLQLLSNSHRLYMNLQPVLRHIRKLEENEEKKQYRESYISDNLDLDMDQLEKRSRASGSSAGSMKHKRLSRHSTASHSSSHTSGIEADTKPRDMGPEDSYSGSAIHRKLKTCSSMTSHGSSHTSGVESGGKDRLEEDSQDDEIEMLVDDPRDLEQLNDESLEISPDMCIYITEDMLLSRKLNGHSGLIVKEIGSSTSSSSETVVKLRGQSTDSLPQTICRKPKTSTDRHSLSLDDIRLYQKDFLRIAGLCQDAAQSYTFGCGHELDEEGLYCNSCLAQQCVNIQDAFPVKRTSKYFSLDLTHDEVPEFVV, from the exons atgaacaaactgaactttCATAACAACAGAGTCATGCAAGACCGCCGGAGTGTGTGTATTTTCCTTCCCAATGATGAATCTCTGAACATCATCATAAAT gtTAAAATTCTGTGTCACCAGTTGCTGGTCCAGGTGTGTGACCTCCTCAGGCTAAAGGACTGCCACCTCTTTGGACTCAGTGTTATACAGA ATAATGAACATGTGTATATGGAGTTGTCACAAAAGCTTTATAAGTATTGTCcgaaagaatggaagaaagaggCCAGCAAG GGTATAGACCAGTTTGGGCCTCCTATGATCATCCACTTCCGTGTGCAGTACTACGTGGAAAACGGCAGGCTGATCAG tgACAGAGCAGCAAGATACTATTATTACTGGCACCTGAGAAAACAAGTTCTTCATTCTCAGTGTGTGCTCCGAGAGGAGGCCTATTTCCTGCTGGCAGCCTTTGCCCTGCAGGCTGATCTTGGGAACTTCAAAAGGAATAAACACTATGGAAAATACTTTGATCCAGAGGCTTACTTCCCATCTTGG GTTGTTTCCAAGAGAGGGAAGGACTACATCCTGAAGCACATTCCAAACATGCACAAAGATCAGTTTGCACTGACAGCTTCCGAGGCTCATCTTAAATATATCAAAGAGGCCGTCCGACTGGATGATGTTGCCGTTCACTACTACAGACTGTATAAG GATAAAAGGGAAATTGAAGCCTCTTTGACCCTTGGGTTGACCATGCGGGGAATACAGATTTTCCAG AATTTAGACGAAGAGAAACAGTTACTTTATGATTTCCCCTGGACAAATGTTGGAAAGTTGGTGTTTGTG GGAAAGAAATTTGAGATCTTGCCAGATGGCTTGCCCTCAGCTAGGAAGCTCATATACTACACGGGGTGCCCCATGCGCTCCAGACACCTCCTGCAGCTGCTGAGCAACAGCCACCGCCTCTACATGAATCTACAGCCTGTCCTGCGCCACATCCGGAAGCTGGAGGAAAATGAAG AGAAGAAGCAGTACCGGGAATCTTACATCAGTGACAACCTGGACCTTGACATGGACCAGCTGGAAAAGCGGTCCCGGGCCAGCGGGAGCAGTGCAGGCAGCATGAAGCATAAGCGCCTATCTCGTCACTCCACCGCCAGCCACAGCAGTTCCCACACCTCGGGCATCGAGGCAGACACCAAGCCCCGGGACATGGGGCCGGAAGACAGCTACTCTGGTAGTGCCATCCACCGCAAGCTGAAGACCTGCAGCTCAATGACCAGCCATGGCAGCTCCCACACCTCAGGGGTAGAGAGCGGTGGCAAGGACCGGCTGGAGGAGGACTCGCAGGACGATG AAATAGAGATGTTGGTGGATGACCCCAGAGACCTGGAGCAGTTGAACGACGAGTCTCTGGAAATCAGCCCAGACATGTGCATCTACATCACGGAGGACATGCTCCTGTCACGGAAGCTGAATGGACACTCTG gGTTGATTGTGAAAGAAATTGGCTCTTCCACCTCCAGCTCCTCAGAAACAGTCGTAAAACTTCGTGGCCAGAGTACCGATTCTCTTCCACAG ACTATATGTCGAAAACCAAAGACTTCCACTGATCGACATAGCTTGAGCCTTGATGACATCAGACTTTACCAGAAAGACTTCTTGCGCATCGCCGGTCTGTGTCAGGACGCTGCGCAGAGTTACACTTTTGGATGTGGCCATGAACTGGATGAGGAAGGCCTCTACTGCAACAGCTGCTTGGCTCAGCAGTGTGTCAACATCCAGGACGCTTTTCCAGTCAAAAGAACCAGCAAATACTTTTCTCTGGATCTCACTCACGATGAAGTTCCAGAGTTTGTTGTATAA
- the FRMD6 gene encoding FERM domain-containing protein 6 isoform X1 has product MNKLNFHNNRVMQDRRSVCIFLPNDESLNIIINVKILCHQLLVQVCDLLRLKDCHLFGLSVIQNNEHVYMELSQKLYKYCPKEWKKEASKVRQYEVTWGIDQFGPPMIIHFRVQYYVENGRLISDRAARYYYYWHLRKQVLHSQCVLREEAYFLLAAFALQADLGNFKRNKHYGKYFDPEAYFPSWVVSKRGKDYILKHIPNMHKDQFALTASEAHLKYIKEAVRLDDVAVHYYRLYKDKREIEASLTLGLTMRGIQIFQNLDEEKQLLYDFPWTNVGKLVFVGKKFEILPDGLPSARKLIYYTGCPMRSRHLLQLLSNSHRLYMNLQPVLRHIRKLEENEEKKQYRESYISDNLDLDMDQLEKRSRASGSSAGSMKHKRLSRHSTASHSSSHTSGIEADTKPRDMGPEDSYSGSAIHRKLKTCSSMTSHGSSHTSGVESGGKDRLEEDSQDDEIEMLVDDPRDLEQLNDESLEISPDMCIYITEDMLLSRKLNGHSGLIVKEIGSSTSSSSETVVKLRGQSTDSLPQTICRKPKTSTDRHSLSLDDIRLYQKDFLRIAGLCQDAAQSYTFGCGHELDEEGLYCNSCLAQQCVNIQDAFPVKRTSKYFSLDLTHDEVPEFVV; this is encoded by the exons atgaacaaactgaactttCATAACAACAGAGTCATGCAAGACCGCCGGAGTGTGTGTATTTTCCTTCCCAATGATGAATCTCTGAACATCATCATAAAT gtTAAAATTCTGTGTCACCAGTTGCTGGTCCAGGTGTGTGACCTCCTCAGGCTAAAGGACTGCCACCTCTTTGGACTCAGTGTTATACAGA ATAATGAACATGTGTATATGGAGTTGTCACAAAAGCTTTATAAGTATTGTCcgaaagaatggaagaaagaggCCAGCAAGGTACGACAATACGAAGTCACTTGG GGTATAGACCAGTTTGGGCCTCCTATGATCATCCACTTCCGTGTGCAGTACTACGTGGAAAACGGCAGGCTGATCAG tgACAGAGCAGCAAGATACTATTATTACTGGCACCTGAGAAAACAAGTTCTTCATTCTCAGTGTGTGCTCCGAGAGGAGGCCTATTTCCTGCTGGCAGCCTTTGCCCTGCAGGCTGATCTTGGGAACTTCAAAAGGAATAAACACTATGGAAAATACTTTGATCCAGAGGCTTACTTCCCATCTTGG GTTGTTTCCAAGAGAGGGAAGGACTACATCCTGAAGCACATTCCAAACATGCACAAAGATCAGTTTGCACTGACAGCTTCCGAGGCTCATCTTAAATATATCAAAGAGGCCGTCCGACTGGATGATGTTGCCGTTCACTACTACAGACTGTATAAG GATAAAAGGGAAATTGAAGCCTCTTTGACCCTTGGGTTGACCATGCGGGGAATACAGATTTTCCAG AATTTAGACGAAGAGAAACAGTTACTTTATGATTTCCCCTGGACAAATGTTGGAAAGTTGGTGTTTGTG GGAAAGAAATTTGAGATCTTGCCAGATGGCTTGCCCTCAGCTAGGAAGCTCATATACTACACGGGGTGCCCCATGCGCTCCAGACACCTCCTGCAGCTGCTGAGCAACAGCCACCGCCTCTACATGAATCTACAGCCTGTCCTGCGCCACATCCGGAAGCTGGAGGAAAATGAAG AGAAGAAGCAGTACCGGGAATCTTACATCAGTGACAACCTGGACCTTGACATGGACCAGCTGGAAAAGCGGTCCCGGGCCAGCGGGAGCAGTGCAGGCAGCATGAAGCATAAGCGCCTATCTCGTCACTCCACCGCCAGCCACAGCAGTTCCCACACCTCGGGCATCGAGGCAGACACCAAGCCCCGGGACATGGGGCCGGAAGACAGCTACTCTGGTAGTGCCATCCACCGCAAGCTGAAGACCTGCAGCTCAATGACCAGCCATGGCAGCTCCCACACCTCAGGGGTAGAGAGCGGTGGCAAGGACCGGCTGGAGGAGGACTCGCAGGACGATG AAATAGAGATGTTGGTGGATGACCCCAGAGACCTGGAGCAGTTGAACGACGAGTCTCTGGAAATCAGCCCAGACATGTGCATCTACATCACGGAGGACATGCTCCTGTCACGGAAGCTGAATGGACACTCTG gGTTGATTGTGAAAGAAATTGGCTCTTCCACCTCCAGCTCCTCAGAAACAGTCGTAAAACTTCGTGGCCAGAGTACCGATTCTCTTCCACAG ACTATATGTCGAAAACCAAAGACTTCCACTGATCGACATAGCTTGAGCCTTGATGACATCAGACTTTACCAGAAAGACTTCTTGCGCATCGCCGGTCTGTGTCAGGACGCTGCGCAGAGTTACACTTTTGGATGTGGCCATGAACTGGATGAGGAAGGCCTCTACTGCAACAGCTGCTTGGCTCAGCAGTGTGTCAACATCCAGGACGCTTTTCCAGTCAAAAGAACCAGCAAATACTTTTCTCTGGATCTCACTCACGATGAAGTTCCAGAGTTTGTTGTATAA